A DNA window from Melanotaenia boesemani isolate fMelBoe1 chromosome 6, fMelBoe1.pri, whole genome shotgun sequence contains the following coding sequences:
- the lin28aa gene encoding protein lin-28 homolog A isoform X1 has translation MGSVSNQEFPGVCKTEEDEGPSTEEDSQSFHGLGVCKWFNVRMGFGFLSMTNREGVPLDEPVDVFVHQSKLHMEGFRSLKEGEAVEFTFKKSSKGLESQRVTGPGGIHCVGSERRPKGKKVQKRRSKGDRCYNCGGLDHHAKECKLPPQPKKCHFCQSIDHMVASCPIKAQQSSPGSQGKPSPLKGDEGEQSTPPPETSD, from the exons ATGGGTTCCGTTTCCAACCAGGAGTTTCCAG GAGTGTGTAAGACCGAGGAGGATGAAGGACCGAGTACAGAGGAGGATTCGCAGTCTTTCCACGGGCTCGGTGTGTGCAAGTGGTTCAATGTCCGCATGGGCTTCGGGTTCCTGTCCATGACTAACCGGGAGGGAGTGCCGCTGGACGAACCGGTTGATGTGTTTGTCCATCAG AGCAAATTGCACATGGAAGGCTTCCGTAGCCTGAAGGAGGGTGAAGCGGTTGAGTTTACCTTCAAGAAATCCTCAAAAGGGCTGGAGTCACAGCGAGTTACTGGACCAGGTGGCATTCACTGTGTGGGCAGTGAGCGAAGACCCAAAGGCAAGAAGGTCCAAAAGCGACGTTCAAAGGGAGACAG GTGTTATAACTGTGGAGGCCTGGACCATCATGCTAAAGAGTGCAAGTTGCCACCCCAGCCCAAGAAGTGCCATTTCTGCCAGAGCATCGACCACATGGTCGCTAGCTGTCCAATCAAAGCACAACAGTCCTCACCAGGTTCTCAGGGAAAACCGTCCCCCTTAAAAGGAGATGAAGGGGAGCAGTCGACGCCCCCTCCTGAGACATCTGATTAA
- the lin28aa gene encoding protein lin-28 homolog A isoform X3, producing MGFGFLSMTNREGVPLDEPVDVFVHQSKLHMEGFRSLKEGEAVEFTFKKSSKGLESQRVTGPGGIHCVGSERRPKGKKVQKRRSKGDRCYNCGGLDHHAKECKLPPQPKKCHFCQSIDHMVASCPIKAQQSSPGSQGKPSPLKGDEGEQSTPPPETSD from the exons ATGGGCTTCGGGTTCCTGTCCATGACTAACCGGGAGGGAGTGCCGCTGGACGAACCGGTTGATGTGTTTGTCCATCAG AGCAAATTGCACATGGAAGGCTTCCGTAGCCTGAAGGAGGGTGAAGCGGTTGAGTTTACCTTCAAGAAATCCTCAAAAGGGCTGGAGTCACAGCGAGTTACTGGACCAGGTGGCATTCACTGTGTGGGCAGTGAGCGAAGACCCAAAGGCAAGAAGGTCCAAAAGCGACGTTCAAAGGGAGACAG GTGTTATAACTGTGGAGGCCTGGACCATCATGCTAAAGAGTGCAAGTTGCCACCCCAGCCCAAGAAGTGCCATTTCTGCCAGAGCATCGACCACATGGTCGCTAGCTGTCCAATCAAAGCACAACAGTCCTCACCAGGTTCTCAGGGAAAACCGTCCCCCTTAAAAGGAGATGAAGGGGAGCAGTCGACGCCCCCTCCTGAGACATCTGATTAA
- the lin28aa gene encoding protein lin-28 homolog A isoform X2: MAEGVCKTEEDEGPSTEEDSQSFHGLGVCKWFNVRMGFGFLSMTNREGVPLDEPVDVFVHQSKLHMEGFRSLKEGEAVEFTFKKSSKGLESQRVTGPGGIHCVGSERRPKGKKVQKRRSKGDRCYNCGGLDHHAKECKLPPQPKKCHFCQSIDHMVASCPIKAQQSSPGSQGKPSPLKGDEGEQSTPPPETSD, encoded by the exons ATGGCAGAAG GAGTGTGTAAGACCGAGGAGGATGAAGGACCGAGTACAGAGGAGGATTCGCAGTCTTTCCACGGGCTCGGTGTGTGCAAGTGGTTCAATGTCCGCATGGGCTTCGGGTTCCTGTCCATGACTAACCGGGAGGGAGTGCCGCTGGACGAACCGGTTGATGTGTTTGTCCATCAG AGCAAATTGCACATGGAAGGCTTCCGTAGCCTGAAGGAGGGTGAAGCGGTTGAGTTTACCTTCAAGAAATCCTCAAAAGGGCTGGAGTCACAGCGAGTTACTGGACCAGGTGGCATTCACTGTGTGGGCAGTGAGCGAAGACCCAAAGGCAAGAAGGTCCAAAAGCGACGTTCAAAGGGAGACAG GTGTTATAACTGTGGAGGCCTGGACCATCATGCTAAAGAGTGCAAGTTGCCACCCCAGCCCAAGAAGTGCCATTTCTGCCAGAGCATCGACCACATGGTCGCTAGCTGTCCAATCAAAGCACAACAGTCCTCACCAGGTTCTCAGGGAAAACCGTCCCCCTTAAAAGGAGATGAAGGGGAGCAGTCGACGCCCCCTCCTGAGACATCTGATTAA